A genomic window from Lotus japonicus ecotype B-129 chromosome 1, LjGifu_v1.2 includes:
- the LOC130732377 gene encoding small polypeptide DEVIL 3 yields the protein MSSDESIKVSKKKKVSSRRLGGYLREQKGRLYIIRRCVVMLLCWHD from the coding sequence ATGAGCAGTGATGAGTCAATCAAAGtttcaaagaagaagaaggtatcAAGCAGAAGGCTTGGAGGGTACCTCAGAGAACAGAAAGGAAGACTTTACATAATCAGAAGATGTGTTGTCATGCTTCTCTGCTGGCATGACTGA